A genome region from Nitrospira sp. includes the following:
- a CDS encoding HDOD domain-containing protein, with product MASAQELVQSCSNVFTLPEIYYRVRDVVDNPDSTMDDLAKVLKMDPAISARVLKIVNSPLYGVPKQVDTVTRAVNLLGMQAIRDLVTATTIGRSFSGMTVQIMDLSAYWRKSVLCALMAGKIAKACGIDDSERFFIEGLLRDIGHLVLYQTIPERAQSALIEADNLGSPLAEVEQSNFGCDFTEVGAELIHSWGMPPQIEQAIRHQLCPGEAGEYALHASIVHLAGVVADHHELHPSVAPKELSFHAAALQSTRFNVSERPVLLNEAQDQLQETVALFTPLTRAA from the coding sequence ATGGCATCGGCGCAAGAACTCGTCCAATCCTGCTCAAACGTCTTCACCCTCCCTGAAATTTACTATCGCGTGCGCGATGTTGTGGATAACCCGGACTCGACCATGGATGATTTGGCGAAGGTGCTCAAGATGGATCCGGCCATTTCAGCCCGTGTGCTGAAGATTGTGAACAGCCCCCTGTATGGGGTGCCCAAGCAGGTGGATACGGTGACCCGTGCGGTGAATTTGCTCGGGATGCAGGCGATCCGCGATCTGGTGACGGCGACCACCATCGGCCGCAGTTTCAGTGGCATGACGGTGCAGATCATGGATCTGTCCGCCTATTGGCGCAAGAGTGTCCTCTGTGCCTTGATGGCCGGCAAGATTGCCAAGGCCTGCGGCATCGATGACAGTGAGCGGTTCTTTATCGAGGGGTTGCTGCGAGACATCGGGCATCTGGTGTTGTATCAGACCATTCCGGAGCGCGCTCAATCGGCGCTCATCGAGGCCGACAATCTGGGCAGCCCGCTTGCCGAGGTCGAGCAATCCAACTTCGGCTGTGATTTTACGGAAGTGGGCGCGGAACTGATTCATTCCTGGGGGATGCCGCCTCAAATCGAGCAGGCCATCCGCCATCAGCTGTGTCCTGGCGAGGCGGGCGAGTATGCGCTGCATGCCTCGATCGTGCATTTGGCCGGCGTGGTTGCCGACCACCATGAATTACATCCCTCCGTGGCTCCGAAGGAGCTGTCGTTTCATGCGGCCGCATTGCAGTCGACCCGATTCAACGTCAGCGAGCGGCCGGTCTTATTAAACGAGGCGCAGGACCAATTGCAGGAAACGGTGGCCCTGTTTACCCCTCTGACAAGGGCCGCCTAG
- the glgX gene encoding glycogen debranching protein GlgX, with protein MRIWPGHPYPLGATWDGEGVNFALFSENATAVELCLFNSSCATEDSHRIMVEECTNHVWHVYLPEVRPGQHYGYRIHGPYEPEAGHRFNPAKLLLDPYAKAIAGTMDWTEALYGYQLGASEADLSRNHDDSARHMPKCVVIDQAFTWGGDQLLRTSWDRTVIYELHVKGFTAKHPEVPANLRGTYAGLATPVVIEHLQNLGVTAIELLPVHHFVRDKHLIDRGLTNYWGYNSIGFFAPDSQYATTSDRAQHVWEFKTMVKAFHSAGIEVILDVVYNHTGEGSHLGPTLSFRGIDNASYYRPMPDQPRYYLDYTGCGNTLNVRHPRVLQLIMDSLRYWVLEMHVDGFRFDLASTLARELHDVDRLSAFFDIIHQDPVLSQVKLIAEPWDLGEGGYQVGNFPAGWAEWNGRYRDTIRRYWKGDGGQVAELAYRLSGSNDLYEGDGRRPHASINFVTAHDGFTLHDLVSYNDKHNEANGEDNHDGTDDNLSWNCGVEGPTTKPSLIALREQQQRNMLATLLLSQGVPMLCGGDELGRTQHGNNNAYCQDNELSWVEWKLTKHQQTLAAFTKGLIQLRQQHPVFRRRRFFQGRRIRGAEVKDISWLRPDGKEMTDEDWAQGYVRCLGVRLAGHAIAEKDAKGKTVVDDTFLILLNAHHEPRPFTLPAHKPGVRWQPVLDTAIAPGHEKTVTLLKGGLLYDLEGRSLALLRLHEKHF; from the coding sequence ATGCGAATTTGGCCCGGGCATCCCTACCCTCTCGGTGCCACATGGGATGGCGAAGGGGTAAACTTCGCCCTGTTTTCAGAAAATGCGACGGCCGTGGAGCTCTGCTTGTTCAACAGCTCCTGCGCCACCGAAGACTCCCACCGGATCATGGTCGAGGAATGCACCAACCACGTCTGGCATGTGTACCTGCCCGAGGTTCGCCCTGGCCAACATTACGGCTATCGCATTCATGGTCCTTACGAACCGGAGGCCGGGCATCGGTTCAATCCCGCCAAACTGCTGCTGGATCCCTATGCGAAGGCCATAGCCGGCACAATGGATTGGACCGAGGCCTTGTACGGATACCAACTAGGCGCCTCTGAAGCGGATCTCTCACGCAACCACGACGACAGCGCCCGACATATGCCGAAATGCGTGGTCATCGACCAGGCCTTCACATGGGGCGGCGATCAATTGCTGCGGACGTCCTGGGATCGGACCGTGATCTACGAACTGCACGTGAAGGGCTTTACCGCCAAACACCCGGAGGTGCCTGCGAACTTGCGCGGCACCTATGCCGGACTTGCCACGCCGGTCGTGATCGAACATCTGCAAAATCTAGGTGTCACGGCCATTGAATTACTGCCGGTCCATCATTTCGTCCGCGACAAACATCTGATCGATCGTGGCCTCACCAACTACTGGGGCTATAACTCCATCGGATTTTTTGCGCCGGATAGTCAGTATGCCACCACCTCGGACCGGGCCCAGCACGTGTGGGAGTTCAAAACGATGGTGAAGGCGTTCCACAGCGCTGGCATCGAAGTCATTCTCGACGTAGTCTACAACCATACCGGCGAAGGCAGTCACTTGGGACCGACCTTGTCCTTTCGCGGCATCGACAACGCCTCCTACTATCGGCCCATGCCGGACCAGCCGCGTTATTATCTGGACTACACCGGCTGCGGCAACACGCTGAATGTGCGTCATCCGCGGGTGCTGCAACTGATTATGGACAGCCTGCGGTACTGGGTGCTGGAGATGCACGTGGACGGTTTTCGATTCGACCTGGCCTCCACGTTGGCCAGGGAGTTACACGACGTCGACCGGCTCAGCGCATTCTTCGACATCATCCACCAAGATCCGGTGCTCTCGCAGGTAAAATTGATCGCCGAGCCGTGGGATCTGGGTGAAGGCGGTTATCAAGTCGGCAACTTCCCTGCAGGCTGGGCCGAATGGAACGGCCGATATCGTGACACGATCCGACGCTATTGGAAAGGCGACGGAGGCCAGGTGGCGGAACTCGCCTATCGTCTCTCCGGCAGTAACGATCTCTACGAGGGCGACGGCCGGCGGCCCCACGCAAGCATCAATTTTGTGACCGCGCACGACGGCTTCACTCTGCACGATCTCGTTTCCTACAACGACAAGCATAACGAGGCCAACGGCGAGGACAACCACGACGGCACCGACGACAATTTGAGCTGGAACTGCGGGGTGGAAGGACCGACGACAAAACCGTCGCTCATCGCGCTGCGAGAACAGCAGCAACGCAACATGCTGGCCACCTTGCTCTTATCACAAGGCGTGCCGATGCTCTGCGGCGGCGATGAACTGGGACGGACTCAGCACGGCAACAACAACGCCTATTGCCAGGACAATGAGCTCAGCTGGGTCGAGTGGAAGTTAACCAAACATCAACAAACACTCGCGGCCTTCACCAAAGGCCTGATCCAACTGCGGCAGCAGCATCCCGTGTTTCGGCGCCGCCGTTTTTTTCAAGGCCGCCGCATCCGTGGCGCGGAGGTGAAGGATATTTCCTGGCTTCGCCCGGATGGGAAGGAGATGACGGATGAGGACTGGGCCCAGGGATATGTGCGCTGTCTCGGTGTCCGCCTGGCCGGTCACGCCATCGCGGAAAAAGACGCGAAAGGAAAAACCGTCGTAGACGACACCTTCCTGATATTGCTCAATGCACACCATGAACCACGGCCGTTTACGCTGCCCGCGCACAAGCCCGGGGTGCGGTGGCAACCGGTGCTCGACACGGCCATCGCACCGGGTCACGAAAAAACCGTCACGCTGTTAAAGGGAGGACTGCTCTACGATCTGGAGGGCCGCTCACTCGCCCTGCTTCGCCTGCACGAAAAGCATTTCTGA